TGGTCGGCGTCGGCGAAGACCGAGCACCCGGCCGAGGTCGCCACCTTCCTCGACTTCCTGTCGAACAGCGAGGAGGCCGCCGACCTGCTGCTCGCGGAGCGCGGCGTGCCCGCCAACGAGAAGATCCGCGACTACATCACGCCGAAGCTCGACGAGGTCAACCAGACCGTCGTCGGCTTCCTCGACGACCTCGCACCGCAGGTCGGCGACGCACCGGCGGCCACACCCCCGGGCGGCGGCATGATCGAGGCGATCATCGACCAGCACACCCAGCAGGTGCTCTTCGGCGAGATGACTCCCGAAGAGGCCGCGGCGAGCTTCCTCGCCGAGCTGCAGCGGGCGCTCGACGACGCCGCCGTCTAGTCCGCGAGCGAGTTCCCAAGCCGACGGATCCTCCCGGACCGTCACCCGAGCGGCTGCCGCGTCTGCCTGCGCGGCAGCCGCTCATCTCCCCGCCGACCCGCGTCGGCATCGCCTTCCCCGCGGCACGCGGCGTAGCGTCATCCCAAGCCCCTTCCCGATGGAGGTCCCAGTGCCCAACCCGCCCCGGCAGGTCACGATCGCCCAGGTCGCCGAGTACGCCGGCGTCTCGCAGGCGTCGGTGTCACGGGTGCTGAACCGCAACCAGAAGGTCGACCCGGCGATCTCGGCCAAGGTGCGCGACGCGATCGAGAAGCTCAACTACTCGCCGAGCCAGATGGCGCGCAACCTCGTGCGCGGCCGCAGCAACACCGTCGCCCTCGTCGTGCCCGACCTCGAGAACCCGATGTTCCAGGGCGTGCTCAAGGGGCTCGCCCGCGAGGCGGCGCTCGACGGCTACCGGGTGCTCGTCGCCGACACCGCCGAGCGAGTCGCCGACGAGGAGGACATCGCCGTCGAGGCCCGCTCCCGGTGCGACGCGCTCGTGCTCGTCTCGCCGCGCATGCCGGCCGAGCGGCTCGAGGCCCTGCTCGCCCGATCAGGCCCGATCGTCGTCGTGAACCGCCCGGTCGCGAGCGATCCGGCGGCAGAGCTCTCGGTCGACTACGAGCACGCGACGCGCACCCTCGGCGAGCATCTGGTCGCCCTCGGCCACACCCGTATCGCCTACCTCGCCGGGCCGCCGCAGGCCTATGCCGACGGGCTCCGCCGGCATGGGCTCGCCGAGCTCGTCGCCCGCCACGAGCGCGTCGAGGTGTTCGACCTCGCGGCCGGCTCACAGGTCGAGGACGGCTACCGCGCTGCCGAGGACGTGCTCTCGTCGAGCGCGACCGCCGTCATCGCCTTCAACGACCTCGTCGCCCTCGGTCTGCTCGCCCGGCTCCGCGAGCTCGGCGTCGACGTGCCCGGCGAGATCTCGGTGGCCGGCATCGACGACATCCCGCTCGCGCGGTTCTCCGCTCCGGCGCTCACCACCATGTCGGTGCCGCGCCTCGAGCTCGGCGCCCAGTCGTGGCGGCGCCTGCGGGATGCGATGGCCGGCTCGCCGGCGACGCATCCGCTCTCCTACCGGGCGATCCTCGAAGCGCGCGGGAGCACGGGACCCGCGCCCGAGGCGTCGGGCTGGTTGTCGCCCGGCCGTCCGGTGCTGCGCATCGGCGACCGGGTGGTGGCCCGCTACGAGGAGGGCACGAGCATCGACTCGGTGCTCTCCCCGCGGCCCTACCTGCACCCCGTCGAGACGCTCGGCGGCGTTCGCGTCACCGACAGCCACCCCACCGACCACCTGCACCACTTCGGCATCGGCGTGGCCCTGCCCGACGTCAACGGCACCTCGTACTGGGGCGGCCGCACCTACGTGCAGGACGTCGGCTCGGTCATGCTCGAGAACCAGGGCGCGCAGCGACGCGACGCGCTCACGGTCGACGACGACGTGCTGGTCGAGCGGCTCACGTGGATCGACGAACGCGAGGTGGCGCAGCTCAGCGAGGTGCGCGTGCTCACGGGGCGTCCGGCCCGCGTCGGCGAACGCGACGCCTGGACGCTCGGGTGGCGCAGCACGCTCGCCGCGAACTTCGGCGCGCTCACGCTGGGCTCCCCCGCGACGAACGGCCGCGAGGGCGCGGGCTACGGCGGCCTGTTCTGGCGGTTCCCCCGCTGGGACGCCACGGTGATCACCCGCGACGGCGAGGGCGAACGCATCGCCCATGGCTCCACGTCGCCCTGGCTCGCCGTCGTCGACGCCGGACGCCGGGTCACGGTGCTGCTCGCGCAGCCCGAGGGCCGGCCCGCGCTGCCGTGGTTCGCGCGGGTCGACGAGTACCTGGGCATCGGCCCAGCCGTGGCGTGGGACGAGGTCGTCTCGGTGCCCGAGGGCGGCCGGCTCGAGCTCGGCATCGATGCCCTGCTCATCGATCGCGCGATCACGGATGCCGCAGAGCTCGAGCAGCTGGCCTCGACGCTCGGCGCCGTGGTGAACACGCCGGTCGCCGGCCTCGAGACGGGGCTCGTCGCCAACCCGGCCCGGCACTCGTGATCGGTCGGATGCCGCGCATCGGCCTCGCGGGCGTGCACGGCCACGGCGCCAGCCACGTGCGCGCGGCACGGGAGCTCGAACGCGACGCGCGCGCGATGCTCGCCGCGGTGGCCGACCACCGACCACCGGGGCCCGACCTCGACGGCGTCACGGCGTACCGCGAGGCGAGCGACATGATCGCCGCGGAGGGACTCGACATCGTGATCCTGTGCACGCCGATGCACACCCACCTCCCGCTCGCCGAGCAGGCGTTGCTGCACGGCGCGCACGTGCTGCTCGAGAAGCCGCCGACCCCGACGCTCGACGAGTTCCATCGTCTGCTCGCCGCGAGCGAGGCGACGGGGCGGGCGGTGCAACTCGGCTTCCAGAGCCTGGGCTCGACGGCCGTCCCGGCGATGCGCGACCTCATCGCCGCCGGGGCCATCGGCGATCCGGTGCGCTACGGCGCCCTCGCGACCTGGGTGCGGAACGTCGACTACTGGCGGCGGGCACCGTGGGCCGGGCGCAGCACGCTCGACGGGGTGCCCGTGGTCGACGGCGCCGTCACGAATCCCCTCGCGCACGCGGTGGCCACGGGCCTCGCGGTCGCCGGGGCCACGCGCGAGGAGGACGTCGCCGCCGTGCGGCTCGACCTCTACCGCGCGAACGACATCGAGGTCGACGACACCTCGTCGCTCGTCGTCGACCTCGCCGGCGGCGCGACCCTCGCCGGTGCGCTCAGTCTCACCGCGCCACGGCGCAGCGAGCCGTGCATCGTCGTCGAGGGCACGGCCGGGCGCCTCGTGCTCTGGTACACGCTCGACGTCATCCAGCTCGTCGAGCCCGGCTCCGACGTGCCGGTGACGAGCAGCCATCCCCGCATGGGTCTCCTCGCGAACCTCGTCGACCACGTCGTCGACGGCACCCCGCTGCTCGTGCCGGCGGCATCGACCGGCGCGTTCATGCGCGTGCTGGAGGCGGTGCGCGAGAACGGCCCGCCCGCCCGCATCGACCCATCGCACGTCGACCGCGTCACCGACGACGAGGGCACGCACCTCGTCGTGCGGGACCTCGAGCACTGGAGCGCCCGGGTCGTCGGCGAGGGCCGCACGTTCGCCGAGCTCGGCGCGCCGTGGAGTCGGGCCGGCTGAGGTCGGCCGGCGTCTCAGGGACAGGCGTCTCAGGGACAGCCCGGTGGTCGCCTCGTGGTCGGCGTCGTAGCGTGCCATCGGGCGACCTGCGGTGCCGATGAGGACTCCGCGGCCCCACCGATGAAGGAGGGCACCATGACCACCGAGACCGCTGCCGCCTCAGGCGCGGCGATCAGCGCCGCCGACGGGATCACGCTGCAGAGGGTCGCCCGCGCGGGCGGCTACACGGGTCCGAATGACGGCATCCCGGGGCCGAACACCTGGAAGGCCCTTCAGCAGACCGGCAAGGGGTACGGGTACACCGGCGCCATCGACGGCTCCCCTGGGCCCGACACGTACCGGGGCGTCCAGCGGCTCGCCGCCAAGGGCGGCTACACGGGCCCCATCGACGGCGTCATGGGACCCGCGTCGTGGAGGGGCCTGCAGACCGTGCTCACGGGCTTCGGCTATGCCGGCCCGATCGACGGCGTTCCCGGAACCGACACCTGGCGGGCGCTCCAGGTGCTCGCCCGCATCGGCGGGTACTTCGGCCCGTACGACGGCGTCCTCGGGCCGAACTCCTGGAAGGGGGTGCAGGTCGTCCTCACGGGCGCCGGGTACGCCGGCCCTCTCGACGGCGTCGCCGGACCAAACACCTGGAAGGCGCTCCAGCGCATCGCGCAGCGGGGCGGGTACGCGGGGCCGATCGACGGCGTGCCCGGCCCGAACACCTACGCCGGGCTGGCCGC
This DNA window, taken from Agromyces sp. 3263, encodes the following:
- a CDS encoding Gfo/Idh/MocA family oxidoreductase, translated to MPRIGLAGVHGHGASHVRAARELERDARAMLAAVADHRPPGPDLDGVTAYREASDMIAAEGLDIVILCTPMHTHLPLAEQALLHGAHVLLEKPPTPTLDEFHRLLAASEATGRAVQLGFQSLGSTAVPAMRDLIAAGAIGDPVRYGALATWVRNVDYWRRAPWAGRSTLDGVPVVDGAVTNPLAHAVATGLAVAGATREEDVAAVRLDLYRANDIEVDDTSSLVVDLAGGATLAGALSLTAPRRSEPCIVVEGTAGRLVLWYTLDVIQLVEPGSDVPVTSSHPRMGLLANLVDHVVDGTPLLVPAASTGAFMRVLEAVRENGPPARIDPSHVDRVTDDEGTHLVVRDLEHWSARVVGEGRTFAELGAPWSRAG
- a CDS encoding DUF6807 family protein — encoded protein: MPNPPRQVTIAQVAEYAGVSQASVSRVLNRNQKVDPAISAKVRDAIEKLNYSPSQMARNLVRGRSNTVALVVPDLENPMFQGVLKGLAREAALDGYRVLVADTAERVADEEDIAVEARSRCDALVLVSPRMPAERLEALLARSGPIVVVNRPVASDPAAELSVDYEHATRTLGEHLVALGHTRIAYLAGPPQAYADGLRRHGLAELVARHERVEVFDLAAGSQVEDGYRAAEDVLSSSATAVIAFNDLVALGLLARLRELGVDVPGEISVAGIDDIPLARFSAPALTTMSVPRLELGAQSWRRLRDAMAGSPATHPLSYRAILEARGSTGPAPEASGWLSPGRPVLRIGDRVVARYEEGTSIDSVLSPRPYLHPVETLGGVRVTDSHPTDHLHHFGIGVALPDVNGTSYWGGRTYVQDVGSVMLENQGAQRRDALTVDDDVLVERLTWIDEREVAQLSEVRVLTGRPARVGERDAWTLGWRSTLAANFGALTLGSPATNGREGAGYGGLFWRFPRWDATVITRDGEGERIAHGSTSPWLAVVDAGRRVTVLLAQPEGRPALPWFARVDEYLGIGPAVAWDEVVSVPEGGRLELGIDALLIDRAITDAAELEQLASTLGAVVNTPVAGLETGLVANPARHS